One window of Metopolophium dirhodum isolate CAU chromosome 3, ASM1992520v1, whole genome shotgun sequence genomic DNA carries:
- the LOC132942093 gene encoding uncharacterized protein LOC132942093 — translation MDGRQWNSITFKVLNTFSDSEDSDTSAQNSVIVFVRDDMNNIDDSLAVIEDLETDIVNNEDCITQINLFDMAFEVETDPNVGMLSDKMVNIDDSLTIIEEIETDDGSSTENVVKVKRKLKYEEGDELEWLKNKNKILRMQGKDYKGLKKNEKGKFSFTESRSARELGKICDSTFFII, via the exons ACAGTGGAATTCAAtcacttttaaagttttaaacactTTTAGTGATTCAGAAGATTCTGATACTAGTGCTCAGAATTCTGTGATTGTTTTTGTTAGAGATGATATGAATAACATTGATGATTCACTAGCTGTAATTGAAG ATCTGGAGACtgatattgtaaataatgaaGACTGTATTACTCAAATTAATCTTTTTGATATGGCATTTGAAGTTGAGACTGATCCTAATGTAGGAATGTTGAGTGATAAAATGGTTAATATTGATGATTCACTTACTATAATTGAAG aaatagAAACTGATGATGGTAGTTCAACAGAAAATGTAGTAAAGGTGAAAAGAAAACTGAAGTATGAAGAAGGTGACGAACTAGAAtggctaaaaaataaaaataaaatacttagaatGCAGGGTAAAGACTATAAAGGcctgaaaaaaaatgaaaagggTAAATTCTCATTTACAGAAAGTAGATCTGCAAGAGAGTTAGGAAAAATATGTGAttctactttttttataatttaa